The following proteins come from a genomic window of Streptomyces liliiviolaceus:
- a CDS encoding DUF6283 family protein, whose product MSSSLRPPALRPCESCPYRRDVPAGIWASEEYAKLRRYDADTPDQPTGLFQCHQADADSAVRRVCGGWAGCHEGRELLALRLALLDGRIDTVTYKAVVEYVSPVPLFSSGSEAGAHGESGIETPDERARRLINKINRTRNDLVQ is encoded by the coding sequence ATGTCCTCGTCACTTCGGCCTCCTGCGCTGCGTCCCTGCGAGAGCTGTCCTTATCGGCGTGATGTGCCTGCGGGGATCTGGGCCAGTGAGGAGTATGCGAAGCTCCGGCGTTACGACGCCGACACTCCTGATCAGCCCACAGGGCTGTTCCAGTGTCATCAGGCCGATGCAGACAGTGCTGTCCGGCGCGTCTGTGGCGGGTGGGCTGGGTGCCACGAGGGCAGGGAACTGCTCGCCCTACGCTTGGCGTTGCTCGATGGCCGCATCGATACCGTCACGTACAAGGCTGTGGTCGAGTACGTGTCGCCGGTGCCGCTGTTCTCGTCGGGCAGCGAGGCAGGAGCTCACGGGGAATCGGGCATCGAAACGCCGGATGAGAGGGCCCGCCGCCTGATTAACAAGATCAATCGGACACGCAACGACCTCGTGCAGTAG